CAGATAGCGCGAGAGCTCGTTGAGAAAGCGCTCGGTGCCGCCGGAGGCGGCGTGGCGCATGTGGACCAGAGCTATTTTCATCGGCCCGCCTCTCGAGCCGGGAAAGCGCCCTGCCGGCAGCGATAGCAGTGCAACAGTCCCCACCAGATCACCAGCCAGAACGCGTACACCATGACCCCGCTGTTATGATTGAAGCCGGCCTGGGTCAGGCCGTAGTCCACGTGGGCGACGCACAGCAGCGCGCCGGCCGTGGCCAGCGCGCGCACGGTCAGGTCGTCATCGCGCAGATAGACGCCGAACAGCCGCAGGGGCACAAGCAACAGCGCCAGCAGAGCGACAAAACCGGGCACCCCCTGCTTGGCCAGGGTATCCAGAAACTGGTTGTGCGCATGGCCATAGTCGGCGACTCTTGGATGAACCGCCCCGCGCTTGGCCAGGTCAGTGACGCCTTCCCGATACCCGCGGTCGCCCCAGCCCATCAGCGGCTTGTCCGCGATCAGGCGGGCAGCGCCCTGCCACATTTCGAAGCGCAGGCCGACCGAGGTGTCCTGTCTTTCACCGCTGACGTAGAGGGCAATATCGTCCACCGCCTGAGCCACCCGATGCTTGACCCCGGTTTGCGGCAGGCCGTAGGCCGCAAGCCCCGCGGCGAGCACCAGCGCCAGCGCCAGCAGCCGGGTCTTGAGCGGCAAGCCCCGGCCGTAGGCGCGGTACAGCACCCAGAACACCAGCGGCAGGCCAACCCAGCCGCCCCGACTGCCGGAAAGAAGCGAGGCCAGAATGCCGCTCGCGGCCCCCAGCCCCAACAGCCCAAGCCACAGCCGCCGGCGGGGCTGCTGCCACGCCCAGCCCGCCCCCGCCAGGCAAAATATCCCCAGCAGCAGGCTGATGTTGCCAAACTGAATGGGGTGCATATAGCCATACGCCCGGAAAGCGCCCTGGCCATGCTGATAAAGGGCAAAGCCGGCCGCCCCCAGGGCGCCGAGCGCCACCCCTGACCAGACCGCCCCCAGCCTTGGCGGATACGCCATGACCCAGAACAGCACCGGCAGCGCCAGCCAGAAGCGCAGCGGCCGGTCCACGCTGCTGAGGCCCTGGCCGTGCCACAGCGCCCCGACCATCACCACGGCGGTATAGGCACAGAGCGCCACCATCAGCCAGCGATCGGCGCGTTCAAGCCGAAGGCCCGGGCGCTTCACCGCGAGCGTCACGCTGGCCAGCAGCAAGATTAGGGGACCCAGCGAGTAGCCCGTGGGGACCACCAGGGAAAGCGCGGCAAAGAGAAACACGGCGCCGCCGGTCAGCAAGCGTCGGGGCTCGTCGGCGGCGGCAGAAAACGGCAAAGCAGCATGGGTCATGGGGCGAAATATCCAGGGCGCGGTTATAGATCGCGAACGCGACGTTTCATGTATTTCCAGAACACGCCGTTGGCGTTGGCCACGGCGATCACCAGCCCGCGCCAGCCGTCGAGAAAACCGCGCTGCAGCAGGTAAGTACGCACAAAGGCAAAGGCGGCCTTGAGCACGATCACCGCCACGGGATACACACGCAGCGCGTCCGAGCGCGCGCGAATTCCCGAATAGCGGTTGATCTTGTCCAGAAACTGGCCAAGCTCGGTCACGGCCTGATGCTCGAGGCAGCCGTCCAGGCGCACGACCTCGGCCGAGGCCGGCACCGCCACCGACTCGTGGACCATGGCGTCGTTGAAGTTGTGCCGGTCGCGGTGAAACACGCGCACCAGCCAGTCGCTGCCCCAGCCGGCGTGGCGCACGGGCCGGCCCAGCAGCCAGTTTTCCCGGTGGACTTCCACCACCTGCCGCGCCTCGGCCCCGGGCAGCCACGCAGCCAGCGCGGCAAGCCAGGCAGCGCTCGGCGCCTCGTCAGCGTCCAGCGACAAAATCCAGTCGTGGCGCGCCAGCGACACCGCCTGGCGCTTGGTCGGGCCAAAGCCGAGAAACTCCCCCTGATGAAGCGCGACGTTGGCGTAGCGCCGGGCAACGTCAAGGGTGGCGTCGGTGGAGCCGTTGTCGTACACCACCACCTCATCCACGCCCTCGAGCGCATCCAGCGTGCGCTCGAGGGTCGCCGCCGCGTTGCGCGTAATGATCACGGCGCTAAGCCTGGCCAGCATGTTGAACCGTCCTGTCAGGAGTGAAGGCGGATGCTACTATAGCCGCCATTGCGCCCACAAACACCCTAACCTCTACCCCACCGGCATACAGCGAGGCGGCCTTGCACATCATACATGCCAACCTGGCCCGCGGGTTTCGCGGCGGCGAGCGGCAAACGGTACTGCTGATCCAGGCGCTGGCAGACAAGCCCGGCGTGGCGTCCCAGACGCTGGTGTGCCGGCCACAGTCCCCCCTGCGTGACGCGCTGGCGGCCACCCCGGGGGTGCGCTTTGTCAGCGCCCGCCAC
This DNA window, taken from Halomonas piscis, encodes the following:
- a CDS encoding O-antigen ligase family protein produces the protein MTHAALPFSAAADEPRRLLTGGAVFLFAALSLVVPTGYSLGPLILLLASVTLAVKRPGLRLERADRWLMVALCAYTAVVMVGALWHGQGLSSVDRPLRFWLALPVLFWVMAYPPRLGAVWSGVALGALGAAGFALYQHGQGAFRAYGYMHPIQFGNISLLLGIFCLAGAGWAWQQPRRRLWLGLLGLGAASGILASLLSGSRGGWVGLPLVFWVLYRAYGRGLPLKTRLLALALVLAAGLAAYGLPQTGVKHRVAQAVDDIALYVSGERQDTSVGLRFEMWQGAARLIADKPLMGWGDRGYREGVTDLAKRGAVHPRVADYGHAHNQFLDTLAKQGVPGFVALLALLLVPLRLFGVYLRDDDLTVRALATAGALLCVAHVDYGLTQAGFNHNSGVMVYAFWLVIWWGLLHCYRCRQGAFPAREAGR
- a CDS encoding glycosyltransferase family 2 protein codes for the protein MLARLSAVIITRNAAATLERTLDALEGVDEVVVYDNGSTDATLDVARRYANVALHQGEFLGFGPTKRQAVSLARHDWILSLDADEAPSAAWLAALAAWLPGAEARQVVEVHRENWLLGRPVRHAGWGSDWLVRVFHRDRHNFNDAMVHESVAVPASAEVVRLDGCLEHQAVTELGQFLDKINRYSGIRARSDALRVYPVAVIVLKAAFAFVRTYLLQRGFLDGWRGLVIAVANANGVFWKYMKRRVRDL